A single window of Archangium gephyra DNA harbors:
- a CDS encoding acyl-CoA dehydrogenase family protein, with product MLQGYGLYQEEHEAFRRTVRAVVEKELKPFASQWEEQEEFPRELFTRFGELGFLGLKYPEAHGGSNAGELYEAVLLEEMGRCGSGGVAAGLGAQHTIATGPLHKFGTEEQKQRFLAPAIRGEKIGALGITEPNGGSDVAGLRTTARRDGDHYVVNGSKTYITNGVRADFVVLAVKTNPDAGHKGLALLVVEKGTPGFSVGRKLKKLGWRASDTGELFFEDCRVPAANLLGGVEGQGFYQIMGNFQWERLSLALGALGAMEEMLEVVMAHVRDRRAFGHALHEFQVVRHRIAELATDFEAARQLTYHALRLHVGGEYAIAQTSMAKKVATETACRVADACLQLHGGAGYMMEYDIQRHWRDARLGPIGGGTSEIMNEIIAKQLGL from the coding sequence ATGCTGCAGGGTTACGGGCTGTACCAGGAGGAGCACGAGGCCTTCCGCCGCACGGTCCGGGCGGTGGTGGAGAAGGAGCTGAAGCCCTTCGCCTCCCAATGGGAGGAGCAGGAGGAGTTCCCCCGGGAGCTCTTCACCCGCTTCGGCGAGCTGGGCTTCCTCGGCCTCAAGTACCCGGAGGCCCATGGGGGCTCCAACGCCGGGGAGCTCTACGAGGCGGTGCTGCTCGAGGAGATGGGGCGCTGCGGCTCGGGGGGCGTCGCCGCCGGCCTGGGGGCCCAGCACACCATCGCCACCGGCCCCCTCCACAAGTTCGGCACCGAGGAGCAGAAGCAGCGCTTCCTCGCCCCGGCCATCCGGGGGGAGAAGATCGGCGCGCTCGGCATCACCGAGCCGAATGGCGGCTCGGATGTGGCCGGCCTGCGCACCACCGCCCGCCGCGACGGGGACCACTACGTCGTCAACGGCTCGAAGACCTACATCACCAATGGCGTCCGGGCGGACTTCGTCGTGCTGGCGGTGAAGACGAACCCGGACGCCGGGCACAAGGGCCTGGCCCTGCTGGTGGTGGAGAAGGGCACGCCCGGCTTCTCCGTGGGACGCAAGCTCAAGAAGCTCGGCTGGCGCGCCTCGGACACGGGGGAGCTGTTCTTCGAGGACTGCCGGGTGCCCGCGGCCAACCTGCTCGGGGGCGTGGAGGGGCAGGGCTTCTATCAGATCATGGGCAACTTCCAGTGGGAGCGCCTGTCGCTCGCCCTGGGAGCGCTCGGGGCCATGGAGGAGATGCTGGAAGTGGTGATGGCCCACGTGAGGGACCGGCGCGCCTTCGGTCACGCGCTCCACGAGTTCCAGGTGGTGCGGCACCGGATCGCCGAGCTGGCCACCGACTTCGAGGCCGCGCGCCAGCTCACCTACCACGCGCTGCGCCTGCACGTGGGGGGCGAGTACGCCATCGCCCAGACGTCCATGGCCAAGAAGGTGGCCACCGAGACGGCCTGCCGGGTGGCGGATGCGTGCCTCCAGCTCCACGGTGGCGCCGGGTACATGATGGAGTACGACATCCAGCGCCACTGGCGGGACGCGCGCCTGGGCCCCATCGGCGGGGGCACCAGCGAGATCATGAACGAGATCATCGCCAAGCAGCTCGGTCTCTAG
- a CDS encoding M20/M25/M40 family metallo-hydrolase has product MWTPVHIGPSCFRTLAGWRPHSSWSPCLSTASSRRLLSSVLSLSLLGAPALAAEPSSKPAAKASDASRAEAARLVGAFLGDTPLLSDLQSLVDEVGGRATGSPANLRSVEWALARFREAGVDARKEPFQMPGLWLERSASSTVRGKGLEFSPRIAAMPFSTATPKGGLTAPLLDAGRGTEKDFKALGEKAKGAFLLVDTTELKNVDDLFREYAEAAEIEQRAFAAGVAGVVYVGSRPNNLLYRHNVSVGMGNTRPMLVMERDGALRAQRLLRTGKALTLTAELELQTGPAYESYNVIGEIRGSTRPDEVVVLGAHLDSWDLGTGALDNGANVAALIDVARQMKRLGIKPARTLRFALWNGEEQGMYGSEGYVKAHEAELDKHVMASSFDIGCGRINGFFTGGRPELPALVDQALEPVKGLGPFTQVDAPIVGTDNFDFMMQGVPNLVANQEPALYGPNYHARSDELDKCDPQQLRLNTAIAGALAYGFAQMDAKLPRHSRSQVEELVRTTDLGQQMKSFNNMLEEWTSGKRGRKGNTSAGPANR; this is encoded by the coding sequence ATGTGGACTCCGGTTCACATCGGGCCTTCGTGTTTCCGGACTCTGGCAGGATGGCGCCCCCACTCTTCCTGGAGCCCCTGCCTGAGCACTGCCTCCTCCCGCCGGCTGCTGTCCTCCGTCCTGTCCCTGTCCCTTCTCGGCGCGCCAGCCCTCGCGGCCGAGCCGTCGTCCAAGCCCGCGGCGAAGGCCTCGGACGCCTCGCGGGCCGAAGCGGCGCGGCTGGTCGGCGCGTTCCTCGGGGACACGCCGCTGCTGAGCGATCTGCAGTCCCTCGTGGACGAGGTGGGCGGAAGGGCCACGGGCTCGCCGGCGAACCTGCGCTCCGTGGAGTGGGCGCTCGCGCGCTTCCGTGAGGCGGGCGTCGACGCGCGCAAGGAGCCCTTCCAGATGCCGGGCCTGTGGCTGGAGCGCTCGGCGTCCTCCACCGTGCGCGGCAAGGGACTGGAGTTCTCACCCCGCATCGCGGCCATGCCCTTCTCCACCGCCACGCCCAAGGGCGGACTGACGGCCCCACTGCTCGACGCGGGCAGGGGCACGGAGAAGGACTTCAAGGCGCTCGGAGAGAAGGCGAAGGGCGCGTTCCTGCTCGTGGACACGACGGAGCTGAAGAACGTGGACGACCTGTTCCGCGAGTACGCCGAGGCCGCGGAGATCGAGCAGCGGGCGTTCGCGGCCGGCGTCGCGGGCGTGGTGTACGTGGGCTCGCGGCCCAACAACCTGCTCTACCGGCACAACGTGTCGGTGGGCATGGGCAACACGCGGCCCATGCTGGTGATGGAGCGGGACGGAGCCCTGCGCGCCCAGCGCCTGCTGCGCACGGGCAAGGCGCTGACGCTCACGGCCGAGCTGGAGCTCCAGACCGGTCCGGCCTACGAGAGCTACAACGTCATCGGGGAGATCCGCGGGAGCACGCGCCCGGACGAGGTGGTGGTGCTCGGCGCGCACCTGGACTCGTGGGACCTGGGCACGGGGGCGCTGGACAACGGGGCCAACGTGGCGGCGCTCATCGACGTGGCGCGGCAGATGAAGCGGCTGGGCATCAAGCCCGCGCGCACCCTCCGCTTCGCGCTGTGGAACGGCGAGGAGCAGGGCATGTACGGCTCGGAGGGCTACGTGAAGGCGCACGAGGCCGAGCTGGACAAGCATGTGATGGCGTCCTCGTTCGACATCGGCTGCGGGCGCATCAACGGCTTCTTCACGGGAGGCCGCCCCGAGCTGCCGGCCCTGGTGGACCAGGCGCTCGAGCCGGTGAAGGGACTGGGCCCGTTCACGCAGGTGGACGCGCCCATCGTGGGCACGGACAACTTCGACTTCATGATGCAGGGCGTGCCCAACCTGGTGGCCAACCAGGAGCCGGCGCTCTACGGACCGAACTACCACGCGCGCTCGGACGAGCTGGACAAGTGCGATCCGCAGCAACTGCGGCTCAACACGGCCATCGCGGGGGCACTGGCGTACGGCTTCGCGCAGATGGACGCGAAGCTGCCGCGCCACTCGCGCTCCCAGGTGGAGGAGCTGGTCCGCACCACGGACCTGGGCCAGCAGATGAAGAGCTTCAACAACATGCTGGAGGAGTGGACGTCCGGAAAGCGCGGACGGAAGGGCAACACCTCCGCGGGCCCCGCGAACCGCTGA
- a CDS encoding Uma2 family endonuclease — protein MAPSRPPDPPSTERNAPSVEAAFQAAPPEMVAEILNGELHVSPRPSRPHTSAASGLGALLTMPFRYGEGGPGGWVILDEPELHLGPRPDKLVPDIAGWRRERLPGAIGGDDAPAHYDLAPDWVCEVLSKSTRRLDKIQKMRIYAREGVRNVWHVDPVAQTLEIFRLEGNHWLLVDSVAGDERVRAEPFESFELKLALVWAE, from the coding sequence ATGGCCCCCAGTCGTCCTCCCGATCCACCATCCACCGAGCGGAACGCCCCGTCCGTCGAGGCGGCCTTCCAGGCAGCTCCGCCGGAGATGGTGGCGGAAATCCTGAACGGCGAGTTGCACGTCAGTCCTCGCCCGTCCCGCCCGCACACCAGCGCAGCCTCGGGCCTGGGTGCCCTCCTCACCATGCCCTTCAGGTACGGCGAAGGAGGCCCGGGTGGATGGGTCATCCTCGATGAGCCTGAACTGCACCTCGGCCCCCGGCCAGACAAGCTCGTGCCGGACATCGCCGGATGGAGACGCGAGCGCCTGCCCGGAGCCATCGGAGGAGACGACGCCCCGGCACACTACGATCTCGCCCCGGACTGGGTGTGTGAAGTGCTCTCCAAGAGCACGCGGCGCCTCGACAAGATCCAGAAGATGCGCATCTACGCCCGCGAAGGCGTGCGCAACGTGTGGCACGTGGACCCGGTCGCCCAGACGCTCGAGATCTTCCGGCTCGAAGGCAACCACTGGCTGCTCGTCGATTCCGTCGCTGGAGACGAGCGCGTCCGCGCAGAACCCTTCGAATCCTTCGAGCTCAAGCTGGCGCTCGTCTGGGCCGAGTAG
- a CDS encoding Uma2 family endonuclease: MAPSRPPDPPSTERNAPSVETAFQAVPPEMVAEILNGELHVSPRPARPHANATTRLSALLSMPFLFGTGGPGGWVILFEPEVHLGPRPDKLVPDIAGWRRERLPGAIGGDDAPAHYELAPDWVCEVLSKSTRRIDKIQKMRIYAREGVRHVWHVDPVAQTLEIFRLEGRHWLLVDSVAGDERVRAEPFEAFELDLALIWAE, from the coding sequence ATGGCCCCCAGTCGTCCTCCCGATCCCCCATCCACCGAGCGGAACGCCCCGTCCGTCGAGACGGCCTTCCAGGCAGTGCCCCCGGAGATGGTGGCGGAGATTCTCAACGGCGAGCTGCACGTCAGCCCTCGCCCGGCCCGCCCCCATGCCAACGCGACAACAAGGCTGAGCGCCCTCCTCTCGATGCCCTTCTTGTTCGGCACAGGGGGCCCGGGCGGGTGGGTCATCCTCTTCGAGCCTGAAGTCCACCTCGGCCCCCGGCCAGACAAGCTCGTGCCAGACATCGCTGGATGGAGGCGCGAGCGCTTGCCTGGAGCCATCGGAGGAGACGACGCCCCGGCGCACTACGAGCTCGCTCCGGACTGGGTGTGCGAAGTGCTCTCCAAGAGCACGCGGCGCATCGACAAGATCCAGAAGATGCGCATCTACGCACGGGAAGGCGTGCGCCACGTGTGGCACGTAGACCCGGTGGCCCAGACGCTCGAGATCTTCCGGCTCGAGGGGCGCCACTGGCTGCTCGTCGATTCCGTCGCCGGAGACGAGCGGGTCCGCGCCGAGCCCTTCGAGGCCTTCGAGCTCGATCTGGCGCTCATCTGGGCCGAGTAG
- a CDS encoding LysR family transcriptional regulator, with the protein MAFTPLNALNAFLAVARKRGFTAAAAELGVSPSALSQSVRQLEERLGVPLLTRTSRSVALTEAGRRLLENAGPAVDQALEAMRTAAVQPGEVTGRVRLTVPTIAVSTLIVPLLPRFLARYPKVEVDVRVEDHFVDIVAEGLDAGIRLTESIERDMVQVRLSDACRFVVVAAPSYLERRGTPETPDDLLSHDCICIRSPTTSGIYQWELERGPRNWRVPVRGPVITSDTQLLLRMAEAGVGLAYAFEPMVTEELRRGTLRVVLEPYAAWVPGLFLYFPSRAQVSPALRAFVDVAREAAPRKKREAPEGARGPAGPRPPRKV; encoded by the coding sequence ATGGCCTTTACCCCGCTCAATGCCCTGAATGCGTTCCTCGCCGTGGCCCGGAAGCGCGGCTTCACGGCCGCCGCCGCCGAGCTCGGCGTCTCTCCGTCCGCGCTGAGCCAGTCCGTCCGCCAGCTCGAGGAACGGCTAGGCGTCCCCCTGCTCACGCGGACCTCCCGGAGCGTGGCGTTGACGGAGGCGGGGCGGCGCCTGCTGGAGAACGCCGGGCCGGCGGTGGACCAGGCGCTGGAGGCGATGCGGACGGCCGCGGTGCAGCCGGGGGAGGTGACGGGCCGGGTGCGGCTGACGGTGCCCACCATCGCGGTGTCCACCCTCATCGTGCCGCTGCTGCCGCGGTTCCTCGCGCGCTACCCGAAGGTGGAGGTGGACGTCCGGGTGGAGGACCACTTCGTGGACATCGTGGCCGAGGGGCTGGACGCGGGGATCCGGCTGACGGAGTCCATCGAGCGGGACATGGTGCAGGTCCGGCTGTCGGACGCGTGCCGGTTCGTGGTGGTGGCCGCGCCCTCGTACCTGGAGCGGAGGGGCACGCCGGAGACGCCGGACGACCTGCTGTCTCATGACTGCATCTGCATCCGTTCCCCCACGACGTCAGGCATCTACCAGTGGGAGCTGGAGCGCGGGCCGCGGAACTGGCGCGTGCCGGTGCGGGGGCCCGTCATCACCTCGGACACCCAGCTGCTGCTGCGGATGGCGGAGGCCGGGGTGGGGCTCGCCTACGCGTTCGAGCCCATGGTGACGGAGGAACTGCGGCGAGGCACCCTGCGCGTGGTGCTGGAGCCCTACGCGGCGTGGGTGCCGGGCCTGTTCCTCTACTTCCCCAGCCGCGCGCAGGTCTCGCCCGCGCTGCGGGCCTTCGTGGATGTGGCCCGCGAGGCGGCGCCACGGAAGAAGAGGGAGGCCCCGGAAGGGGCACGGGGCCCCGCGGGCCCGCGCCCGCCGCGAAAAGTATAG
- a CDS encoding NAD(P)-dependent alcohol dehydrogenase gives MPKTPAYAAPAVGKPLAPFSFEQREVGPHDVLIDILYCGVCHSDIHQARDEWGGAIFPMVPGHEIIGRVKQVGQHVTKLKVGDMAGVGCMVDSCRDCQTCRRDLEQFCEKGMAGTYNSTYMDRKTPTYGGYASRIVVTEHFALKVPPGLDPAAAAPLLCAGITTYSPLRQWNCKKGDRVGVVGLGGLGHMAVKLAASMGAEVTVLSTSRAKEADARRLGAQGFEVTKDAGTFKKLSGRFDLILDTISAPHDYNQYLRMLRPQGTMVVVGVPPEAVPVNAFSLIGGNKRLAGSMIGGIAETQEMLDYCAKHNIVSDIEIIPIQKINEAYERMLKGDVRYRFVIDLASLERA, from the coding sequence ATGCCGAAGACTCCTGCCTATGCCGCCCCCGCCGTTGGAAAGCCGCTGGCGCCCTTCTCGTTCGAGCAGCGCGAGGTGGGCCCCCATGACGTGCTCATCGACATCCTCTACTGCGGGGTCTGCCACTCCGACATCCACCAGGCCCGTGACGAGTGGGGCGGCGCCATCTTCCCCATGGTGCCGGGCCACGAGATCATCGGCCGCGTCAAGCAGGTGGGCCAGCACGTCACGAAGCTGAAGGTGGGCGACATGGCGGGCGTCGGCTGCATGGTGGACTCGTGCCGCGACTGCCAGACGTGCCGCCGCGACCTGGAGCAGTTCTGCGAGAAGGGGATGGCCGGCACCTACAACAGCACGTACATGGACCGGAAGACGCCGACCTACGGCGGCTACGCGTCCCGCATCGTCGTCACCGAGCACTTCGCGCTGAAGGTGCCCCCAGGGCTCGACCCCGCCGCCGCCGCGCCGCTGCTGTGCGCCGGCATCACCACGTACTCGCCGCTGCGCCAGTGGAACTGCAAGAAGGGCGATCGCGTGGGCGTGGTGGGCCTGGGCGGGCTGGGCCACATGGCCGTGAAGCTCGCCGCGTCCATGGGCGCGGAGGTGACGGTGCTCAGCACGTCCCGCGCCAAGGAGGCCGACGCGCGCCGCCTGGGCGCCCAGGGCTTCGAGGTCACCAAGGACGCGGGCACCTTCAAGAAGCTGTCGGGCCGTTTCGACCTCATCCTCGACACCATCTCCGCCCCGCATGACTACAACCAGTACCTGCGCATGCTGCGCCCCCAGGGCACCATGGTGGTGGTCGGCGTGCCGCCGGAGGCAGTGCCCGTGAACGCGTTCTCGCTCATTGGCGGGAACAAGCGCCTGGCCGGGTCGATGATCGGCGGCATCGCCGAGACGCAGGAGATGCTCGACTACTGCGCGAAGCACAACATCGTGTCGGATATCGAGATCATCCCCATCCAGAAGATCAACGAGGCCTACGAGCGCATGCTGAAGGGCGACGTGCGCTACCGCTTCGTCATCGACCTCGCGAGCCTCGAGCGCGCGTAG
- a CDS encoding immunity protein Imm33 domain-containing protein, translating to MCGDIRASQLLLCAKHGARFVESPSDMKVGISLNVRSGLMPINGLRHSIQGDTTGWYIWAGGEPSAEPDFFQPVHVAHLAEWCPLALKFLGLPPGWRFLVADGYEDVWEDPSLLDT from the coding sequence ATGTGTGGCGATATTCGCGCTTCACAACTCTTGCTCTGTGCAAAGCATGGAGCGCGATTCGTTGAGTCTCCCTCGGACATGAAGGTCGGGATCTCACTCAACGTGAGGAGTGGGCTCATGCCCATCAATGGGCTGAGACACAGCATCCAGGGAGACACCACGGGCTGGTACATCTGGGCAGGTGGCGAGCCATCCGCGGAACCTGATTTCTTCCAGCCCGTGCATGTGGCCCATCTGGCCGAGTGGTGTCCGCTTGCATTGAAGTTCCTGGGGCTTCCTCCAGGCTGGCGATTTCTGGTCGCGGATGGCTACGAAGACGTGTGGGAGGATCCAAGCCTTCTTGATACGTAG